The following DNA comes from Flammeovirgaceae bacterium.
AAGGGTAAGGGACACAAAGGAAGAGATCGCCACCGCACTGGCCACCACCAAACCAAACTCCCTGAACAGCCGGCCGGTCAAGCCTTCCAGGAAAATAACGGGCAAAAACACGGCCACCACGGCAATGGTAGTGGAGATAACGGCAAAATAAATTTCCGTGGACCCCTTTCTGGCGGCCTCTTTGGGGTCAAGGCCTTCCTCTACTTTGGTGTATATGTTTTCCAGCACCACAATGGCATCATCCACCACCAGTCCAATGGCCAATACAATCCCCAGCATGGTAAGCACGTTGATGGTGAAGCCCAGCAGGTACATAATGAAGAAGCACCCGATCAAGGAGATGGGTATGGTCACCACCGGTATAAGGGTTGTCCGCCAATCCCTCAAAAACATAAAGATGATAAACAACACCAGGATAAAGGCGGTGAGGATGGTTTCCTGCACTTCGCTGATGGAGGCGCGAATGAACTCAGTGGAATCGTGGCTTACCACCCAGGTGACGTCTTCGGGCAGGTCTTTCTCGATCTGGGCCAGTTTTTTATAAAGGTTGTCGGCAATTTCAATATTGTTGGCGCCCGGTTGGGCCACCACGGCTATGGCGACACCCGGCACTCCATCGCGCCTCATCAATGTCCTGTCGTTTTCCGGGTACAGTTGGGCAAAGCCGATGTCCTGGAAACGGACCACGAGGTCCCCATCCTCTTTTACAATAAGGTTGTTGAAGTCTTCCACCGAGTTGAGGCGGCCCATCGTGCGCACCGTCAATTCCGTGTTTTGGCCTTCGATACGGCCGCTTGGCAACTCCACGTTTTCGCGGTTGACCGCCTGGTACACATCCGAGGGCGTTAATTTCAGCCCTGCCAATTTAATGGGGTCCATCCACAGCCGCATGGAATATTTTTGCTCGCCCCACACGCTTACCGTGCTTACCCCGGGGATGGTTTGGAGCCTTTCCTTGAAATAAATGCCGGCAATCCGGGAGAGTTCGAGCAGGTTGCGCTTGTTGCTCATTACCGTGAGGTAGATAATGGGCTGCGAGTCCGCATCGGCTTTGGACACCACGGGCGGGTCCACGTCCGGGGGGAGGTTCCTGACCGCCCCGGACACCTTGTCCCTCACATCGTTTGCCGCGGCCTCCAGGTCGACCCCTAATTCAAATTCGATGGAAATGCTGCTGCGCCCTTCCCTGCTGGAAGAGCTGATGGTGCGTATCCCGGCAATCCCGTTGATGGCATCTTCCAACGGCTCGGTGATCTGCGACTCCACCACGCTGGAGTTGGCCCCCACATAGGAGGTGGAGACCGATATGACGGGGGGGTCCACACTGGGGAACTCCCTAACCCCTAAATAACTAAACCCAATAAAACCAAACAGTATGATCACCAGCGAAAACACCATCGCCAGCACCGGCCTGTTAATGCTAATGTTCGATAAGCTAGCCATAATTAATTCATTTTGGTGATTTGAATGCCCAACCCGTCCCTCAATTGTAAAATCCCCGTGGTAATCAGCGTATCGTTAGGGTGCAGCCCCGAAATTATTTCCAACATCAGGTTTTTCCTTAATCCCGTCTGCACGGTCACTTCCTGTGCTTTTCCGTTCTTGCTGATATAAACCTTGTGCCTGTTAAGCTCGGGGACAACGGCCTCGGTAGGCACCATGATGGCATTGTTGTTGGTGCCCAGCACCAATTCCACCCTTACGAATTGGCCAGGCAGCAGCAACCCCTGGGTGTTCTCCGCCAGCGCCCTGATCTTGAGCGTCCTCGTGTTGGCATCGATTTGGGGCTCTATGGCATATACTTCCCCGACAAAAACGCTGGTATCGCTTTCCACCGTAAACTTGATTTTTTGGCCTGGTTTTACCTGCATGCTGTACCTTCCGGGTATGGCAAATTCAATTTTTGCCGGGCTAATGTTGTAGAGGGTGGCAATGGGCGTGCTGGTGGAGATCAGGGCCCCTTCGCTAACATACCTCAGCCCTATCGTCCCGTCAAAAGGTGCCTTGATCTTGGTTTTTTCCTCTTGTGCCTCCAGAACGGCTATGTCCGCACGGGTGGTGTTCAATTTGTTCAAGGCATTGTCATACTCTTCCTGGCTGATGGCGTCTTTTTCCAATAGTTTACGCTGCCGGAACTCAATGCCTTCGTTCAGTTTTTTGTTGAACCGTTGTTTTGTCAGCTCGGCCTTTATTTCCTCATCGTTTACCTGCACGAGCAAATCGCCTTTCTTTACTGGCGAGCCTTCCTTAAAATATATTTTGGTGATTTTGCCGGGGGCCTCGCTTTTCAATTCCAACGACTCATTGGCCTGCACCGACCCCGTTACCACCACCACGTTGTCCAGCTTGGAGGTAACAATGCGCATGGCCTCCACGGGCAGGGCACTGGCAGGTTTGCTTATGTTTTGGGCCTTTTTTGCCGTTGGTTCCTTTTCATTGTCCCACAAATGGAGCTTGGGAAGCACCAAAAGGACAGCAATGCCTACAAAAGTCAATACTGAAAATATCCATTTTTTCATCAAGAGTAGAATAAGGGAATCTAAAAATTAGTTCATTGAATTAAGCCGCCCATGTAATTCCAGGACCTGGGGAATTACCAATACCTTGCCGTCATTTACAATCACGTCATCGGCTTTTGCGGTTTTTTCTTTTTCGTCCATTTGGTTCCGGATGATATTTTCAATTTCGGTCCGGGTTCGTTGGGGGTCGCGCTGCATTGTCCTCTCAATGCGCAAGGCCCGGGGCGCGGACACCACGACCAAGTGGTCCAATTCGCTGGCCGACCCGGACTCAATAAGCAAAGCAGCCTCTTTCATAACATATTTGCACCCCTTTTGCCGGCCCACCCATTGCCGGTAGTCGAGGGCCACGCGGGGATGCACGATCGCATTGAGTTTCTTCAATTCCTGCGGATGGCCAAAGGCCTTTTTAAGGTGCCCTTTATTCAAACTGCCATTTGCATGGTACGACAAGTTTCCGAATTCCTGCTTGATTTGCCCGACAAGTATTTTGTCAGTGGTCATTAGCATTTTCGCCCGGCTGTCGGCATCGTAAACAGGAATGCCCAGGCAGCCAAATATCCTGCACACCAGGCTTTTGCCAGAGCCTATACCCCCAGTAATGCCCACCTGAAGTGGCCCCATAATGTCATGCTTTTAATACAATCTTAACGATACCGAGTCCACATGCACCAGCCGGGCATTGGGGGG
Coding sequences within:
- a CDS encoding efflux RND transporter periplasmic adaptor subunit, translated to MKKWIFSVLTFVGIAVLLVLPKLHLWDNEKEPTAKKAQNISKPASALPVEAMRIVTSKLDNVVVVTGSVQANESLELKSEAPGKITKIYFKEGSPVKKGDLLVQVNDEEIKAELTKQRFNKKLNEGIEFRQRKLLEKDAISQEEYDNALNKLNTTRADIAVLEAQEEKTKIKAPFDGTIGLRYVSEGALISTSTPIATLYNISPAKIEFAIPGRYSMQVKPGQKIKFTVESDTSVFVGEVYAIEPQIDANTRTLKIRALAENTQGLLLPGQFVRVELVLGTNNNAIMVPTEAVVPELNRHKVYISKNGKAQEVTVQTGLRKNLMLEIISGLHPNDTLITTGILQLRDGLGIQITKMN
- a CDS encoding dephospho-CoA kinase codes for the protein MGPLQVGITGGIGSGKSLVCRIFGCLGIPVYDADSRAKMLMTTDKILVGQIKQEFGNLSYHANGSLNKGHLKKAFGHPQELKKLNAIVHPRVALDYRQWVGRQKGCKYVMKEAALLIESGSASELDHLVVVSAPRALRIERTMQRDPQRTRTEIENIIRNQMDEKEKTAKADDVIVNDGKVLVIPQVLELHGRLNSMN